One Malania oleifera isolate guangnan ecotype guangnan chromosome 9, ASM2987363v1, whole genome shotgun sequence DNA segment encodes these proteins:
- the LOC131164740 gene encoding L-type lectin-domain containing receptor kinase IX.1-like → MAGCKLTWINSLTTCIFFLILTLMPSATPLSFNLTSFTPNTTQLILQGDASTSNSSLQLTINQQDKPMNESLGRATYAHPLHLWDNASRNLADFTTTFSFSINSRNSSNFADGFAFFLAAGDFPFPVYRLGGGLGLIDGVLDTHPFVAVEFDTFSNEWDPNGTHVGIDISTMKSVSNVSWMGSILDGKRINALILYNSSSKNLSVSFTGFRGNATIQESLHYEVDLRRYLPEWVQVGFSGATGKYYELHTIYSWEFSSKLQLSETSTSGSIANQPGNKNRKGLVLGLCVGAGVVIGILCLASCSLRVRKFKGQNETDPLFDGAIDDEFEKGTGPRKFSYRELARATKNFAAGSKLGEGGFGGVYRGFLKELNSHVAVKRVSKESKQGIREYATEIRVISRLRHRNLVQLIGWCHEKRQLLLVYEFMPNGSLDSHIFNSERTLTWAQRFNIARNLASALLYLQEEWEQCVVHRDIKSSNVMLDSSFNAKLGDFGLARLVDHARGARTTAVAGTMGYMAPECVTAGRASKESDVFSFGIVALEIACGRKPIDANAEESDTVLMVEWAWDLYGRGRVLKAADARLRGDFDEREMECLLVVGLWCAHPDQSVRPPVREAIQVLNFEAPLPRLPSKMPAPTFLAPVGSIPAVARPSSLGVDGGVSDRGHADGSSSHSNNTSSS, encoded by the coding sequence ATGGCAGGCTGCAAACTCACTTGGATTAATTCTCTCACAACATGCATCTTCTTCCTCATCCTCACACTGATGCCTTCTGCAACACCACTCTCCTTCAACCTCACGAGCTTCACCCCCAACACCACCCAGCTGATCCTCCAAGGAGACGCCTCAACCTCAAACTCATCTCTCCAACTCACCATCAACCAACAGGACAAGCCCATGAACGAGAGCCTCGGCCGAGCCACTTACGCCCACCCACTGCATCTCTGGGATAACGCCTCCCGAAATCTCGCCGATTTTACCACCACTTTCTCATTTTCCATCAATTCCAGGAACAGTTCAAATTTCGCCGACGGGTTTGCCTTCTTCCTCGCCGCCGGCGACTTCCCGTTCCCGGTCTACAGGCTCGGTGGCGGCCTCGGCCTCATCGACGGGGTCTTAGATACGCACCCGTTTGTTGCCGTGGAGTTCGACACTTTCAGCAACGAGTGGGATCCAAACGGCACCCACGTGGGTATTGACATCAGCACCATGAAATCTGTGAGTAACGTTTCGTGGATGGGCAGTATTTTGGATGGAAAAAGAATCAACGCCTTGATTCTTTACAATTCCAGTTCAAAAAATTTGAGCGTTTCCTTCACTGGATTCAGGGGAAACGCGACCATCCAAGAAAGTCTTCACTACGAAGTTGATCTGAGAAGGTACTTGCCGGAATGGGTCCAGGTCGGGTTCTCCGGCGCGACGGGGAAGTACTATGAGTTGCATACCATTTATTCTTGGGAATTCAGTTCAAAATTGCAACTTAGTGAAACTTCTACAAGTGGTTCAATTGCAAATCAACCCGGAAACAAGAACAGGAAGGGATTAGTTCTGGGATTATGTGTCGGAGCAGGCGTTGTGATCGGGATACTCTGTTTGGCTTCTTGCAGCCTGCGGGTAAGGAAATTCAAAGGCCAAAACGAAACAGATCCTCTGTTCGACGGAGCCATAGATGATGAATTCGAGAAGGGCACCGGTCCCAGGAAGTTCTCCTACCGCGAATTGGCCCGCGCGACAAAAAACTTCGCGGCGGGGTCGAAGCTCGGAGAGGGCGGGTTTGGCGGAGTCTACAGAGGTTTCTTGAAGGAGTTGAATTCCCACGTCGCGGTGAAGAGGGTCTCAAAGGAGTCCAAACAGGGCATAAGGGAATACGCAACGGAAATAAGGGTCATCAGCAGATTAAGGCACAGAAATTTAGTACAATTGATAGGTTGGTGTCACGAAAAGAGACAACTCCTTCTGGTCTACGAATTTATGCCCAACGGGAGCTTAGATTCCCACATATTCAACTCAGAGCGCACATTGACATGGGCGCAGAGGTTCAACATAGCCCGCAACTTAGCCTCCGCTCTTCTGTATCTCCAGGAAGAATGGGAACAGTGCGTAGTTCACAGAGACATAAAATCAAGCAACGTGATGCTGGATTCGAGCTTCAACGCCAAATTGGGGGATTTCGGGCTTGCCCGATTGGTAGACCACGCGAGGGGGGCTCGGACCACCGCGGTAGCCGGCACCATGGGGTACATGGCGCCGGAGTGCGTCACGGCTGGCAGGGCGAGCAAGGAGTCGGATGTGTTCAGCTTCGGCATCGTAGCGCTGGAAATTGCGTGCGGGAGAAAACCCATAGACGCCAACGCTGAGGAGAGCGATACGGTGTTAATGGTGGAGTGGGCATGGGATCTGTACGGGAGGGGGAGGGTTCTGAAGGCGGCGGACGCGAGGCTGCGCGGCGATTTTGACGAGAGGGAGATGGAGTGCTTACTGGTGGTGGGGCTTTGGTGCGCGCACCCGGACCAGAGTGTGCGGCCGCCGGTGAGAGAAGCGATTCAGGTGCTTAATTTTGAAGCGCCGCTGCCTAGGCTGCCTTCGAAGATGCCGGCGCCCACGTTTCTGGCGCCTGTGGGGAGCATTCCTGCGGTGGCGCGGCCGTCGTCCCTCGGCGTCGACGGTGGTGTTTCCGATAGGGGCCACGCAGACGGATCTTCTAGTCACAGTAATAACACAAGTTCCTCGTAG